The proteins below come from a single Rhizobium rhizoryzae genomic window:
- a CDS encoding cbb3-type cytochrome c oxidase subunit I: MKYKTQRVALLYFYGALGLFIAQVLFGVLAGTIYVLPNTLSVLLPFNIVRMVHTNALIVWLLIGFMGTTYYLLPEEAETELYSPKLAIAQFWIFLIAAAAAVVGYLFHIHEGREFLEQPFAIKIGIVIVCLMFLFNITLTVLKGRKTVVTNILIFGLWGVAIFFLFAFYNPANLALDKMYWWYVVHLWVEGVWELIMASILAFLMIKLNGIDREVVEKWLYVIVGLALFSGILGTGHHFYWIGAPGYWQWIGSIFSTLEVAPFFTMVVFTFVMTWKAGRKHPNRAAILWSLGCSVMAFFGAGVWGFLHTLSSVNYYTHGTQVTAAHGHLAFFGAYVMLNLAAMAYAVPELLGRQPYSQMLSMVSFWIMCTAMSVMTFALTFAGVLQVHLQRVLGQSYMDVQDQLALFYWIRLGSGIFVLISAIMFIWAIFVPGKQRVASAASLQPAE, encoded by the coding sequence ATGAAATATAAAACACAAAGGGTCGCGCTGCTGTATTTCTACGGTGCACTCGGCCTGTTCATCGCCCAGGTTTTGTTCGGCGTTCTGGCAGGCACCATCTATGTTCTGCCAAACACGCTTTCCGTTCTTTTGCCCTTCAACATCGTCCGTATGGTTCATACGAATGCGCTGATTGTCTGGCTGTTGATCGGTTTTATGGGTACCACCTACTACCTGCTGCCTGAGGAAGCGGAGACCGAGCTTTACAGCCCGAAGCTTGCCATTGCGCAGTTCTGGATTTTCCTGATTGCCGCTGCCGCCGCCGTGGTGGGCTATCTCTTCCACATTCACGAAGGCCGTGAATTTCTGGAGCAGCCGTTTGCGATCAAGATTGGCATCGTCATCGTTTGCCTGATGTTCCTGTTCAACATCACGCTGACAGTGCTCAAGGGCCGTAAGACGGTGGTGACCAACATCCTGATCTTCGGGCTCTGGGGTGTCGCGATCTTCTTCCTGTTCGCCTTCTACAATCCTGCCAATCTGGCGCTGGACAAGATGTACTGGTGGTACGTCGTCCATCTGTGGGTCGAAGGCGTTTGGGAGCTCATCATGGCGTCCATTCTTGCCTTCCTGATGATTAAGCTGAACGGCATCGATCGCGAAGTCGTGGAGAAGTGGCTTTATGTCATCGTGGGTCTGGCGCTTTTCAGCGGCATTCTCGGCACCGGCCATCACTTCTACTGGATCGGCGCTCCGGGCTACTGGCAGTGGATCGGCTCGATTTTCTCGACGCTGGAAGTTGCTCCCTTCTTCACCATGGTGGTCTTCACCTTCGTCATGACCTGGAAGGCAGGGCGCAAGCACCCGAACCGCGCCGCCATTCTCTGGTCGCTGGGTTGCTCGGTCATGGCCTTCTTCGGTGCCGGTGTCTGGGGCTTCCTCCACACGCTGTCATCGGTGAACTATTACACGCATGGAACACAGGTCACGGCAGCGCACGGCCACCTAGCCTTCTTCGGTGCCTATGTCATGCTGAACCTTGCCGCCATGGCCTATGCGGTGCCGGAACTTCTGGGTCGCCAGCCCTATAGCCAGATGCTCTCCATGGTCAGCTTCTGGATCATGTGCACGGCCATGTCGGTCATGACCTTCGCGCTGACCTTTGCAGGCGTCCTTCAGGTGCACCTGCAGCGGGTTCTCGGCCAAAGCTACATGGATGTGCAAGACCAGCTGGCGCTGTTCTACTGGATCAGGCTCGGCTCCGGCATCTTCGTGCTGATCTCTGCCATCATGTTCATCTGGGCCATCTTCGTGCCCGGCAAGCAGCGCGTCGCTTCAGCCGCTTCGCTCCAGCCAGCGGAATAA
- a CDS encoding ABC transporter ATP-binding protein, with amino-acid sequence MATVNIQNIQKNYGAVKVIHGIDIDIADGEFVVLVGPSGCGKSTLLRMIAGLEEVSGGEIHIGSREVSNMPARDRDIAMVFQNYALYPHMTVADNMGFALKLKKVPAAEIQAKVKRAASILGLEALLDRYPKQLSGGQRQRVAMGRAIVRDPQVFLFDEPLSNLDAKLRVQMRGEIKTMHQRIGTTTVYVTHDQVEAMTMADKIVVLHGGFIEQIGAPLELYDRPANIFVAGFIGSPAMNFIDGRVEEGVFRTTKGLILPLPQAVAEKMGGRDLVYGIRPEHIRASTQGIEGRVTLVEGTGSEIFTRLDAHGEDIACLFRERFDVRFGDTVFIEIDPSKVHLFDKQTGRRI; translated from the coding sequence ATGGCAACCGTCAATATTCAGAACATCCAGAAGAACTACGGCGCGGTGAAGGTCATTCACGGCATCGATATCGATATCGCTGATGGAGAATTCGTCGTGCTGGTCGGCCCGTCCGGCTGCGGCAAGTCCACACTTTTGCGCATGATTGCGGGCCTTGAAGAGGTGAGCGGAGGCGAGATCCATATCGGTTCGCGCGAAGTCTCCAATATGCCGGCGCGTGATCGCGACATCGCCATGGTCTTCCAGAACTACGCGCTTTATCCGCATATGACCGTTGCGGACAACATGGGCTTTGCTCTGAAGCTCAAGAAGGTTCCGGCTGCGGAAATCCAGGCGAAGGTCAAGCGGGCCGCCTCAATCCTGGGGCTCGAAGCCCTGCTGGATCGCTACCCGAAGCAATTGTCCGGCGGCCAGCGCCAGCGCGTTGCCATGGGTCGCGCCATCGTGCGCGATCCGCAGGTCTTCCTGTTCGACGAGCCTCTGTCGAACCTCGATGCGAAGCTTCGCGTGCAGATGCGCGGCGAAATCAAAACCATGCACCAGCGTATCGGTACCACGACGGTTTATGTCACGCATGATCAGGTGGAAGCCATGACCATGGCCGACAAGATCGTTGTTCTGCACGGCGGTTTCATCGAGCAGATCGGCGCACCGCTCGAACTCTATGATCGCCCGGCCAATATCTTTGTTGCAGGCTTCATCGGTTCGCCTGCCATGAACTTCATCGACGGCCGGGTGGAAGAGGGCGTGTTCCGCACCACAAAGGGGCTCATCCTGCCGCTTCCGCAAGCCGTCGCGGAGAAGATGGGTGGCCGGGATCTCGTCTACGGCATTCGTCCCGAACATATCCGGGCATCGACGCAGGGCATCGAAGGCCGCGTGACGCTGGTGGAAGGCACGGGATCGGAAATCTTCACGCGTCTGGATGCCCATGGCGAAGACATCGCGTGTCTTTTCCGCGAACGTTTCGATGTCCGGTTCGGCGATACCGTTTTCATCGAAATTGATCCGTCGAAGGTCCATCTTTTCGATAAGCAGACCGGTCGTCGGATTTAA
- a CDS encoding sugar kinase has product MSKRILCVGAAVLDTIFRVRALPSGEGKILPYEMVQVAEGMASSAAYAIVRLGGSATLLGAVGDDDTGRRICDDLAQAGIDTTAMTVVAGAPSALSTILVDDRGDRLIVPFYDPRLHHTIPQISDEMIAGFDAVLVDVRWARLAREVLQAARRVGIPAILDGDVAPVETLLLLAEVADHIIFSEPAARSLAQAKAETDLVRELAERFPQALVCVTLGAAGAYWMEGAELRHQPALQVVAVDTLAAGDAFHGAYALAVAEGLDTSDAVRLGSVTAALKCTVFGGRTGMPLRDDAEKALQQLPSPSKLRPH; this is encoded by the coding sequence ATGAGCAAGCGCATTCTTTGCGTCGGTGCTGCCGTGCTCGACACCATCTTCCGCGTTCGCGCTCTGCCAAGCGGGGAGGGCAAGATCCTGCCTTACGAGATGGTGCAGGTTGCGGAAGGCATGGCCTCCAGTGCAGCCTATGCCATTGTGCGGTTGGGTGGCAGCGCTACACTTCTTGGCGCTGTCGGCGATGATGATACCGGAAGGCGTATCTGCGATGACCTCGCGCAAGCGGGGATCGATACCACGGCCATGACTGTTGTGGCCGGTGCGCCGTCCGCGCTGTCTACCATTCTCGTCGATGACCGGGGCGACCGGCTGATCGTGCCGTTCTACGACCCGCGCCTTCATCACACCATTCCGCAAATCTCCGATGAGATGATTGCTGGCTTCGATGCAGTTCTGGTCGATGTGCGCTGGGCAAGGCTTGCCCGTGAAGTGCTGCAGGCTGCGCGTCGCGTGGGTATTCCCGCCATTCTGGATGGTGATGTGGCGCCCGTTGAGACTCTTCTATTATTGGCTGAGGTGGCTGATCATATTATCTTTTCCGAGCCTGCCGCCCGTTCACTCGCGCAAGCGAAGGCGGAGACTGACCTGGTGCGGGAGTTGGCGGAGCGTTTTCCGCAAGCGCTTGTTTGCGTGACCTTGGGTGCAGCCGGTGCCTACTGGATGGAGGGTGCTGAGCTTCGCCATCAACCCGCGCTTCAAGTCGTGGCGGTGGACACACTTGCGGCTGGCGATGCTTTCCACGGGGCCTATGCCCTGGCGGTTGCGGAAGGGCTTGATACATCAGATGCCGTTCGTCTTGGTTCGGTTACCGCAGCGCTGAAATGCACGGTCTTCGGCGGACGAACCGGCATGCCGCTTCGTGATGATGCTGAAAAGGCTCTCCAGCAACTGCCCTCACCGTCTAAGCTGCGGCCTCACTGA
- a CDS encoding c-type cytochrome: MSEHLTKTGARNVFYGGSAFFFAIFLGLTAHSHYYMRTTSTDETTLTAAVARGKHVWEKNSCINCHTLLGEGAYFAPELGNVWTRMGGDKDVESTRDTFKAWMAAQPSGIEGRRQMPQFNLTDQEASDLAEFLRWASKIKTQKWPPNEAG, translated from the coding sequence ATGTCGGAACATCTCACCAAAACCGGAGCGCGGAACGTCTTCTACGGCGGATCCGCCTTCTTCTTTGCCATTTTTCTGGGGCTGACGGCGCACAGCCACTATTACATGCGCACCACCTCGACCGACGAGACAACGCTGACCGCCGCCGTCGCGCGCGGCAAGCACGTCTGGGAGAAAAACTCCTGCATCAATTGCCACACGCTTCTGGGGGAAGGTGCCTATTTCGCACCTGAACTCGGCAATGTCTGGACCCGGATGGGTGGAGACAAGGATGTTGAATCCACGCGCGACACATTCAAGGCGTGGATGGCTGCCCAGCCCTCCGGCATCGAAGGTCGCCGGCAGATGCCGCAGTTCAACCTGACGGACCAGGAAGCGAGTGATCTGGCGGAATTCCTGCGCTGGGCCAGCAAGATCAAGACGCAAAAATGGCCGCCGAACGAAGCCGGCTGA
- a CDS encoding cytochrome c oxidase subunit 3, whose protein sequence is MAAIDDMTGAEEADGGLLLWLLVWSELAVFSILIGGFLFLSLQQPETFETGRRHLGTGLASFNTLILLTSGWLMAEAARADEDRKRRRWLVLAALFGFAFVAIKLLEYASEIPFSQEPGLQGFFEMYFLVTGFHLAHVAFLPVLMLLSAVRPKAETAGALATFWHVVDLVWLVLFPVLYLV, encoded by the coding sequence ATGGCTGCCATTGATGACATGACGGGCGCAGAAGAAGCCGATGGCGGCTTATTGCTCTGGCTTCTGGTCTGGAGCGAACTTGCCGTCTTCTCCATCCTGATCGGTGGCTTTCTTTTTCTGTCGCTACAGCAACCGGAAACGTTCGAAACGGGAAGGCGGCATCTCGGCACCGGCCTTGCCAGTTTCAATACGCTGATCCTGTTGACCAGCGGCTGGTTGATGGCCGAGGCGGCGCGTGCCGATGAAGATCGCAAGCGGCGCAGATGGCTGGTGCTTGCCGCACTCTTCGGCTTTGCCTTCGTCGCCATCAAACTCTTGGAATACGCAAGCGAGATTCCGTTCTCTCAAGAGCCGGGCCTGCAGGGCTTCTTCGAGATGTATTTTCTCGTCACCGGCTTCCATCTTGCGCATGTTGCTTTTTTGCCCGTTCTCATGCTCCTTTCCGCAGTCCGCCCCAAGGCGGAAACGGCAGGCGCACTGGCCACCTTCTGGCACGTGGTGGATCTGGTGTGGCTCGTCCTCTTCCCCGTTCTCTATCTGGTGTAG
- a CDS encoding NnrU family protein → MEELFIAGGLFIALHSIPTSPQVRSRLISMIGRTAYLALYSVASTLVLIWLFALALRMDYVELWAPAAWQAAVNFVLSPIGLFLVIAGLLSPNSYSVTLRKPTGECGAILRVTRHPVLWGFFLWAIGHVIANGDVRSLVLFGGFAGFSLMGIRLQNKRAARQSLPKWRIQPQARIDRPMIVGLLLTSAALLLLLAGGHALLFGADPLVMLTIQ, encoded by the coding sequence ATAGAAGAACTTTTTATCGCCGGCGGCCTGTTCATCGCCCTGCACTCTATTCCGACCAGTCCGCAGGTTCGGTCCCGGCTGATTAGCATGATTGGACGAACGGCCTATCTTGCCCTTTACTCCGTCGCCTCGACGCTTGTGCTCATCTGGCTTTTCGCCTTGGCCTTGAGAATGGACTATGTCGAGCTATGGGCACCCGCTGCTTGGCAGGCGGCAGTCAATTTCGTACTTTCGCCCATCGGTCTGTTTCTGGTGATTGCGGGCCTTCTCAGCCCCAACTCCTATTCAGTCACCTTGCGAAAACCGACGGGCGAGTGCGGAGCCATTCTTCGGGTAACCCGCCACCCCGTTCTCTGGGGGTTCTTTCTCTGGGCCATCGGCCATGTGATTGCGAACGGAGACGTGCGTTCGCTCGTCCTGTTCGGCGGTTTTGCCGGTTTCTCACTGATGGGCATTCGCCTGCAAAACAAGCGTGCAGCCCGGCAAAGCCTGCCGAAATGGCGCATCCAGCCACAAGCCCGCATCGACCGACCAATGATAGTCGGGCTGTTGCTGACATCAGCGGCGCTTTTACTTCTGCTGGCGGGCGGTCACGCGCTGCTGTTCGGCGCCGATCCGCTGGTCATGCTGACCATTCAGTGA